In one Lachnospiraceae bacterium GAM79 genomic region, the following are encoded:
- a CDS encoding SMI1/KNR4 family protein, with amino-acid sequence MHVFFFKLNEGDNPPIYFYNEHGNDKFVRIAYSFTDFLISRLEMNGSLFEEK; translated from the coding sequence GTGCATGTGTTTTTTTTTAAACTGAATGAGGGAGATAATCCCCCAATATATTTTTATAATGAACATGGTAATGATAAGTTTGTAAGAATTGCTTATTCATTTACAGATTTTTTAATATCTCGCTTAGAAATGAATGGTTCATTATTTGAAGAAAAATGA
- a CDS encoding ABC transporter permease: MTDYKKLALYYLKAGKRQCIVTIIGVMITVAVLYTALNFGYSYVLQTRQEVRKEADYEIVFLSDDTEKLAQIAADDQILQAYNGAYTGEEYVSDEERFVEVNYKNALYVNVRHPYKMESVMEDMKADYGVDARLNNELAVLYLQDEDGLIGVLLILVLLIAYIFAIFAVGMIRNTVQMFVLQQVKDYGILRCIGATKGQLNRIIYRIGAGMEVTGIAVGVLLGTIISVILGFLKDVNVGFHIGPAIPILIAYLGDLYFVMQECSKLVTKTSPVSAVRGEYRIKKEKIKVRGNGLMGRLFGVEGAYARKSVLRNSGRFAKTVTAMMLSITAIIICLSTGSMVHDTKKNINDMYGRYLEENQSPASIFNDVEWIQSEDLPSVEEIKENSLHYYVTETKMVYSARGNLVDPETYYGKFNKDYAEQTSLGSYIEAMMQRWRERNTKEYSEKDDVEYEKAVDSLNSSFISIEGCDQNDLDYLSEFIESGTAELDDDGILVVGGGSVMDYSGSYDDGVTLYDLGKHFDTYDLQVGDMIQLVDYREYEKRYQAAYEKMMADSILVSPEVDTGDTYISEERATKEGRSTWREQYVIAERIRQELIEEGYYRTYTVQGVLDFGDQLLPDWGDIYMKRDSYFDLTGYGEQDVTGVKYAIDLDSVPVSYFETGIGDITDVLYGYAYARNIVRYALAFAAFIFVLSSVNIINTTAGNLHMRRKELAQLRVIGMSRKRLIYTVMLEGTMATVLSNVLGFLFGSIFTIYIYTYLSMFLYIKQTIAWWAFGVGLVASTLVIFGSIYASLKDLPIDIVDDLKLEE, from the coding sequence ATGACAGATTATAAAAAACTCGCGCTTTATTATCTGAAAGCAGGCAAAAGGCAGTGTATCGTTACGATCATTGGGGTGATGATCACGGTAGCTGTATTATATACGGCATTGAATTTTGGATATTCGTATGTGCTTCAGACACGGCAGGAAGTGAGAAAAGAAGCAGACTATGAGATCGTTTTTCTGTCTGATGATACAGAGAAATTAGCGCAGATCGCTGCAGATGACCAGATACTTCAGGCATATAACGGGGCGTATACAGGGGAAGAATATGTCAGTGATGAAGAAAGGTTTGTAGAAGTAAATTATAAAAATGCTTTATATGTGAATGTCAGACATCCTTATAAGATGGAGTCGGTCATGGAGGATATGAAAGCCGATTATGGGGTGGATGCAAGATTAAATAATGAACTGGCAGTGTTATATCTTCAGGATGAAGATGGGCTGATCGGTGTCCTGCTCATCCTTGTTCTGCTGATAGCATATATCTTTGCGATCTTCGCTGTCGGAATGATCAGGAATACGGTTCAGATGTTTGTCCTGCAGCAGGTGAAGGACTATGGAATCCTGCGATGCATCGGAGCAACAAAAGGACAGTTGAACCGGATCATATACAGGATAGGGGCAGGCATGGAAGTGACAGGCATTGCAGTCGGTGTACTGCTCGGAACCATCATCAGTGTGATCCTTGGTTTTTTAAAGGATGTAAATGTCGGATTCCATATCGGACCGGCTATTCCGATCCTGATCGCATATCTTGGAGATCTGTATTTTGTTATGCAGGAGTGCTCAAAGCTTGTGACGAAGACATCGCCGGTCAGTGCGGTCCGTGGGGAGTACCGGATCAAAAAGGAAAAGATCAAGGTTCGTGGAAATGGTCTGATGGGGCGGTTGTTCGGTGTTGAAGGCGCCTATGCAAGAAAAAGTGTACTGCGGAACAGCGGACGATTTGCAAAGACAGTAACAGCCATGATGCTCAGCATAACAGCGATCATTATATGCTTAAGCACCGGGAGTATGGTTCATGATACGAAAAAGAATATTAATGATATGTATGGCAGATATCTGGAAGAAAACCAATCCCCTGCCAGCATATTTAATGATGTGGAATGGATACAGAGTGAGGATTTGCCTTCTGTCGAGGAGATCAAAGAGAATTCTTTGCATTACTATGTAACAGAAACAAAAATGGTATACAGTGCCAGAGGAAATCTGGTAGATCCTGAAACCTATTATGGCAAGTTTAACAAAGATTATGCAGAACAGACGAGTTTGGGAAGTTACATCGAAGCAATGATGCAGAGATGGAGAGAACGGAATACAAAGGAATACAGCGAGAAAGATGATGTAGAATATGAAAAGGCTGTTGACAGTCTGAATAGTTCATTTATAAGCATTGAAGGTTGTGATCAGAATGATCTGGACTATCTGTCCGAGTTTATAGAGAGTGGAACTGCGGAGCTGGATGATGATGGTATTCTGGTCGTTGGCGGAGGAAGCGTAATGGATTATTCCGGAAGCTATGATGACGGAGTGACGTTGTATGATCTGGGAAAGCATTTTGATACATATGATCTGCAGGTAGGAGATATGATCCAGCTGGTTGATTACAGGGAATATGAGAAACGATATCAGGCGGCTTATGAAAAGATGATGGCAGACAGTATTCTGGTCAGTCCTGAGGTAGATACGGGAGATACCTATATCTCAGAAGAACGGGCAACCAAAGAGGGCAGATCAACCTGGCGTGAACAGTATGTGATCGCTGAGCGTATCCGTCAGGAACTTATTGAGGAAGGATATTATCGAACCTATACAGTTCAGGGAGTTCTGGATTTTGGAGATCAGCTGCTTCCGGACTGGGGAGATATCTATATGAAAAGAGATTCCTACTTTGACCTGACCGGATATGGCGAACAGGATGTGACAGGAGTAAAGTACGCGATCGATCTTGACAGTGTGCCGGTATCCTATTTTGAAACCGGAATAGGCGATATTACAGATGTACTGTACGGATATGCTTATGCCAGAAATATAGTTCGGTATGCATTGGCGTTTGCTGCTTTTATATTTGTGTTGAGTTCGGTGAACATTATTAATACCACAGCAGGAAATCTGCATATGAGGCGAAAAGAACTGGCGCAGCTCCGGGTGATCGGAATGTCCAGAAAGAGACTGATCTATACGGTCATGTTAGAGGGCACGATGGCGACGGTCCTGTCAAATGTTCTGGGATTCTTATTTGGTTCGATTTTTACGATATATATTTATACATATCTCAGTATGTTTTTATATATAAAACAAACCATTGCCTGGTGGGCATTTGGAGTCGGGCTGGTCGCCTCCACATTGGTGATCTTTGGAAGTATCTATGCATCCCTTAAGGATCTTCCGATTGATATTGTAGATGACCTGAAGCTTGAGGAATAA
- a CDS encoding ABC transporter permease, with amino-acid sequence MTDYKKLAVYYLKASKKRCVITIIGVMITVIVLYAGLNIFYSYMLQQQKDVRKEADYEIVFLTDDQETLSQIASDDRVTQAYTGKYVVSEWEMIDGTDGKYVEKVYDNALYVNTGHPYRMAKIMNEMIEDYGVDAELNWDLSTWYLQDMEEGFDVILIVVLLVAYIFAVFAVGVIRNTIQMFTLEQVKDYGILRCIGATKGQLSGIIYRMGAMLEIAGLLAGIVMGGIVSMILGFIFKISAGFHIIPMIPILITYLGDMYFVMRENAKLVTKMTPVSAVRGEYRIKKEKLRRHGGGLMGKIFGIEGAYARKSVLRNKGRFIKTVTAMVFSISAIVLICSCWGQIRKYWKETGEKYGEYQINLTSYSSASTSLEEAQSTLPSAEVFRDLSKNNNVVASKKVYACVGDLVNTDSYTGKITDEFRTKVTMGYYYDLYMDKLNGTGDTSEDKDPEVTKSVAESIVNSTDVIGCDDSDLNDLARYLKAGTTELSEDGILVVEGGSFNSWDLKEADDTNDTLYDKAYHFDTYHFELGDTVQLVDFALYQKECLKAKEKIDQEFEKQQKKAGTTEDSDSEYGTVKNAEERTSVRQEYVEYKKIKDRLIAEGHYKTYKVEGILDLGTQVFEGDSDRQIYMRQGDYFDLTGYGENDIAGMKYKIDMDHISVSAVTELLSYNEDSLYGEAMQICVYLKSFVRYAVAAVLFIFVLSSVNIVNTTAGNLHLRRKEFAQLRVIGMSRKRLLKTVMLEGVMTTVVANVFGFIIGVGISYGFFIYLNMVLDVGKSIAWWAFGVGLVASGLIICGSIWLAIRDLPAAMVEDLKLEE; translated from the coding sequence ATGACAGACTATAAGAAACTTGCAGTATATTACCTGAAAGCAAGCAAAAAACGATGTGTGATCACGATCATCGGTGTAATGATCACAGTAATCGTGTTGTATGCGGGACTGAACATTTTCTATTCTTATATGTTGCAGCAGCAAAAGGATGTAAGAAAGGAAGCGGACTATGAGATCGTGTTCCTGACGGATGATCAGGAAACCTTATCACAGATCGCGTCGGATGATCGTGTCACACAGGCATACACAGGAAAGTATGTGGTGAGTGAGTGGGAGATGATCGATGGAACGGATGGCAAATATGTAGAAAAGGTATATGACAATGCATTGTATGTAAATACCGGACATCCTTACAGGATGGCTAAGATCATGAACGAGATGATAGAAGATTATGGGGTGGATGCAGAACTCAACTGGGATCTGTCCACCTGGTATCTGCAGGATATGGAGGAAGGATTTGACGTTATATTGATCGTGGTTCTGTTAGTTGCATATATATTTGCAGTCTTTGCAGTCGGAGTTATCAGAAATACGATCCAGATGTTCACATTAGAGCAGGTAAAGGACTATGGAATCTTACGATGTATCGGAGCGACGAAAGGACAGTTAAGCGGCATCATCTATCGGATGGGAGCCATGCTTGAGATCGCCGGACTGCTTGCCGGCATTGTGATGGGCGGAATTGTCAGCATGATCCTTGGATTTATATTTAAGATAAGCGCAGGCTTCCATATCATTCCGATGATACCGATCCTGATCACTTATCTGGGAGATATGTATTTCGTAATGCGTGAGAATGCCAAGCTGGTAACGAAGATGACACCGGTCAGTGCGGTTCGTGGTGAATACAGGATCAAGAAAGAAAAGCTTCGTCGTCATGGTGGTGGTCTGATGGGAAAGATATTTGGAATCGAAGGTGCATATGCCAGAAAGAGTGTTCTTCGAAATAAAGGAAGATTTATAAAGACAGTCACAGCTATGGTATTCAGTATATCAGCGATCGTACTGATATGCAGCTGCTGGGGACAGATTCGGAAATATTGGAAGGAAACGGGTGAAAAATATGGGGAATATCAGATCAATCTGACATCGTATTCGTCAGCTTCAACGAGCCTGGAAGAAGCACAGAGCACCTTGCCATCTGCGGAGGTATTTCGGGATCTGTCGAAGAATAACAATGTGGTAGCGTCCAAAAAGGTATATGCCTGTGTGGGGGATCTTGTAAATACGGATTCTTATACAGGAAAGATCACAGATGAATTCCGGACAAAGGTCACGATGGGATATTATTACGATCTTTATATGGATAAGTTAAATGGAACAGGAGATACATCAGAGGATAAAGATCCGGAAGTTACCAAAAGTGTAGCGGAAAGTATAGTAAACAGCACAGATGTGATCGGATGTGACGATTCTGATCTGAATGACCTTGCAAGATATCTGAAAGCAGGAACGACAGAACTATCCGAGGACGGTATTCTGGTCGTTGAGGGAGGAAGCTTTAACAGTTGGGATCTGAAAGAGGCAGATGATACGAATGATACCTTATATGATAAAGCGTATCATTTTGATACTTATCATTTCGAACTGGGTGATACGGTTCAATTAGTTGATTTTGCTTTATATCAGAAAGAATGTCTGAAAGCAAAGGAGAAGATCGATCAGGAATTTGAAAAACAGCAGAAAAAGGCAGGTACGACAGAAGATAGCGACAGTGAGTACGGCACAGTAAAAAACGCAGAAGAACGGACTTCCGTGCGGCAGGAATATGTGGAATATAAGAAGATTAAAGACCGGCTGATCGCGGAGGGTCATTATAAGACCTATAAGGTAGAAGGTATTCTGGATCTTGGAACGCAGGTATTTGAAGGGGATTCTGACCGACAGATCTATATGCGGCAAGGTGATTATTTTGATCTGACCGGGTACGGAGAAAATGATATTGCCGGTATGAAATATAAGATCGATATGGATCATATATCAGTTAGTGCTGTAACAGAATTGCTGTCCTATAACGAGGATTCATTATATGGAGAGGCTATGCAGATCTGTGTATACCTGAAAAGCTTTGTTCGGTATGCAGTCGCAGCAGTACTGTTTATCTTTGTATTAAGTTCGGTAAACATCGTGAATACGACAGCCGGAAATCTGCATCTGAGACGAAAAGAATTCGCACAGCTCCGGGTGATCGGAATGTCCAGAAAGCGTCTGTTAAAAACCGTTATGTTAGAGGGTGTTATGACGACGGTCGTTGCGAATGTATTCGGCTTTATTATAGGTGTTGGCATATCATATGGATTCTTTATCTATCTTAATATGGTGCTCGATGTAGGAAAGTCTATAGCCTGGTGGGCATTTGGAGTCGGACTTGTGGCATCGGGGCTGATCATCTGTGGAAGCATCTGGCTGGCGATCAGAGATCTTCCGGCAGCAATGGTAGAAGATCTGAAACTTGAGGAGTAA
- a CDS encoding ABC transporter ATP-binding protein, producing the protein MEIVKMEHVTKIYGEGNTRVWALDDVNLTVNKGEIVAVVGASGSGKSTLLHVMGGVDTPNEGNVIVDGKDITRLTDEEMSVFRRRKIGFVFQAYHLIPVLTVEENIKMPILLDHRKPDRDYIDHIIEMLGLKDRRKHLPNQLSGGQQQRAAIARALANRPALILADEPTGALDSKNGNEVITLLQDSVKKLDQTLVLITHNIDLAREADRIVRITDGKISEGEEM; encoded by the coding sequence ATGGAAATCGTAAAAATGGAACATGTAACAAAGATATACGGAGAAGGAAATACCAGAGTATGGGCGCTTGATGATGTGAACCTGACAGTCAATAAGGGCGAGATCGTGGCGGTTGTCGGTGCATCCGGTTCCGGTAAATCCACCCTGCTTCATGTTATGGGTGGTGTGGATACTCCAAATGAGGGAAATGTCATTGTAGACGGAAAGGATATCACAAGACTGACCGATGAGGAGATGTCGGTCTTCCGTAGAAGAAAGATCGGATTTGTATTTCAGGCATATCACCTGATCCCGGTACTGACAGTAGAGGAAAATATCAAGATGCCGATCCTGCTCGATCACAGAAAACCGGATCGTGATTACATCGATCATATCATCGAGATGTTAGGCCTGAAGGACAGACGGAAGCATCTTCCAAACCAGTTATCCGGTGGACAGCAGCAGCGCGCAGCGATCGCAAGAGCACTGGCAAATCGCCCGGCACTGATCCTTGCCGATGAGCCTACCGGAGCACTTGACTCCAAGAATGGAAATGAAGTTATCACTCTGCTTCAGGATTCTGTTAAGAAGCTGGATCAGACGCTGGTACTTATCACACATAACATCGATCTGGCGAGAGAGGCAGACCGTATCGTGAGGATCACTGATGGGAAGATATCAGAAGGAGAGGAGATGTAG
- a CDS encoding ABC transporter permease, with protein sequence MGWISHLCLMNMKRRKTRTFLTILGVVIGVISVVTLLAVGIGVRQEMINTMVDSESICQIRVAGATGGKHKDRMIMDQTVKTFQELEYVSSVYPTYEMYVTITNGKYSYDGAITGIPQSELAKLKYTKTSKQTTSSVKPVLIMGNKVTSLFYNPETEQTYDVTEKKKAETWIGKKVDLSFWDSQEMAPVKIEVGAVIDSGEDTYNRDSQSVYCDLDVLKSFLGRVSSGGTLPGQPLDANGNPYKDFVYSGAVVTVDNIDHVDSIVKKLQDMGYTTENEKEYLDTIQKYLKMVQLLLGGIGAIALIVAVIGISNTMTTSVFDRINEIGVLKVLGCDPDELQILFLTEAGIIGAAGGIIGVLLSYGFKGIVDKIAIKMFDLAKGTQIAMIPWELAVGAVVGAILLAICAGYFPARFASKLQPLDAVRNR encoded by the coding sequence ATGGGTTGGATCAGTCATTTATGTTTGATGAATATGAAAAGACGGAAAACCAGAACCTTTCTAACCATACTTGGAGTTGTGATCGGTGTGATCTCTGTTGTGACCCTGCTTGCAGTCGGTATCGGCGTAAGACAGGAAATGATCAATACCATGGTGGACAGTGAAAGTATTTGCCAGATTCGGGTGGCCGGAGCAACCGGCGGCAAGCACAAAGACCGGATGATCATGGATCAGACCGTGAAAACTTTTCAGGAGCTTGAATATGTCAGTTCCGTATATCCGACCTATGAGATGTATGTGACCATCACAAACGGAAAATATTCTTATGATGGTGCGATTACAGGTATTCCACAGTCGGAGCTTGCGAAGCTTAAGTATACAAAGACGTCAAAGCAGACAACATCGAGCGTGAAGCCGGTGCTTATCATGGGAAATAAGGTCACATCCTTATTCTATAATCCGGAAACGGAGCAGACCTATGATGTGACAGAGAAGAAAAAAGCAGAAACATGGATCGGAAAAAAAGTGGATCTGTCCTTTTGGGATTCACAGGAGATGGCACCGGTGAAGATAGAAGTCGGAGCGGTTATTGACAGTGGAGAAGATACATATAACAGAGACTCACAGAGTGTTTACTGCGATCTGGATGTGTTAAAGAGCTTTTTAGGCAGAGTATCCAGTGGGGGAACGCTGCCGGGACAGCCGCTTGATGCAAATGGAAATCCGTACAAGGATTTCGTATATTCCGGAGCGGTTGTGACTGTTGATAATATCGATCATGTCGATTCTATCGTGAAGAAGCTTCAGGATATGGGTTATACGACAGAAAATGAGAAAGAGTATCTGGATACGATACAGAAATATCTGAAGATGGTACAGCTTTTACTGGGCGGTATCGGAGCGATCGCACTGATCGTAGCCGTGATCGGAATCAGCAATACCATGACAACATCGGTATTTGACCGGATCAATGAGATCGGCGTATTAAAGGTTCTCGGATGCGATCCGGATGAGCTGCAGATCCTGTTCCTTACAGAGGCAGGAATCATCGGAGCAGCAGGCGGCATCATAGGAGTGCTTTTATCTTATGGTTTTAAGGGTATCGTAGATAAGATTGCTATTAAAATGTTCGATCTGGCAAAGGGAACGCAGATTGCAATGATCCCATGGGAGCTTGCAGTCGGAGCCGTTGTCGGAGCGATTCTGCTTGCGATATGTGCCGGATATTTTCCTGCGAGATTTGCATCGAAACTGCAGCCGTTAGATGCTGTCAGAAACAGATAG
- the acpP gene encoding acyl carrier protein: MFDKVKAIFEEQLGVSQDEMQLDTNFKDDLGVDSLDLYEIVMKMEDEFDVEIPAEELEDVATFEDVLNYLKSKGVEE; this comes from the coding sequence ATGTTCGATAAGGTAAAAGCTATTTTCGAAGAGCAGTTAGGAGTATCACAGGATGAGATGCAGCTCGATACTAACTTCAAAGATGATTTAGGAGTAGATTCATTAGATTTATATGAGATAGTAATGAAGATGGAAGATGAATTCGACGTTGAGATCCCTGCTGAGGAGCTTGAAGACGTTGCTACATTCGAAGACGTACTTAACTATCTTAAGAGCAAAGGTGTAGAAGAATAA
- the fabD gene encoding ACP S-malonyltransferase yields the protein MGKTAVIFPGQGAQYVGMAKDFYDNFEDSKAVIDTADSVLDIDLKKICFEENEDINKTEYTQPAMVAAELAIYEHVKNAGLKADVFAGLSLGEYSALTACGAMKLPDAIRTVRQRGILMQNEVPLGQGAMAAVIATDAEVIAKVCEETPGNVQIANYNCPGQIVISGETEALDKACEALQAAGAKRVIKLNVSGPFHSKMLEPAGEKLYAYLRDVEIADDFLPYVCNADACYVTDASEVKTLLMRQVYSSVRWQQSIEAMIADGVDTFVEVGPGKTLSGFMRKINKEMKCINIATVDDLKKLEELNA from the coding sequence ATGGGTAAAACAGCAGTTATTTTCCCTGGCCAGGGTGCTCAGTATGTAGGCATGGCTAAGGATTTTTATGACAATTTTGAAGACAGTAAGGCAGTGATCGATACAGCAGACAGTGTGCTTGACATTGATCTGAAGAAGATCTGCTTTGAGGAAAATGAAGATATCAACAAGACAGAATATACACAGCCTGCTATGGTAGCAGCAGAACTTGCTATCTATGAGCATGTAAAGAATGCAGGTTTGAAGGCAGATGTATTCGCAGGTCTGTCACTTGGTGAGTACAGCGCACTTACAGCTTGTGGAGCTATGAAGCTTCCGGATGCGATCCGTACCGTAAGACAGCGTGGTATCCTGATGCAGAATGAAGTTCCGCTTGGTCAGGGTGCTATGGCAGCCGTTATCGCTACAGATGCAGAAGTGATCGCAAAGGTCTGCGAGGAGACTCCGGGCAATGTTCAGATCGCAAATTATAACTGCCCCGGACAGATCGTTATTTCCGGTGAGACAGAAGCCCTTGACAAAGCATGTGAAGCCCTTCAGGCAGCAGGAGCCAAGAGAGTGATCAAGTTAAATGTTAGCGGCCCATTCCATTCCAAGATGCTGGAACCAGCCGGTGAAAAGTTATATGCATACTTAAGAGATGTAGAGATCGCAGACGATTTCCTTCCGTATGTATGTAATGCTGATGCATGTTATGTAACAGATGCTTCAGAGGTTAAGACTTTACTGATGCGTCAGGTATATTCATCTGTCAGATGGCAGCAGAGTATCGAAGCTATGATCGCAGACGGCGTAGATACATTTGTAGAGGTTGGACCTGGAAAGACCCTGTCCGGCTTCATGCGAAAGATCAACAAGGAAATGAAATGCATCAACATCGCAACTGTTGATGATCTGAAGAAATTGGAGGAACTGAATGCTTAA
- the fabG gene encoding 3-oxoacyl-[acyl-carrier-protein] reductase, producing MLKDKVAVVTGAGRGIGRAIAKTFAGYGAKVVVNYNGSEERANSLVAEIKEAGGEAVAYKANVADFTEAEGLIKFALEQYGRVDILVNNAGITRDNIMLGMKEEDFDQVININLKGAFNCIKHVYRPMMKQKYGRIINMSSVVGIEGNAGQINYAASKAGIIGMTKSVAKELGSRGVTANAIAPGFIKTDMTDAMSDKMKDAMLDHITVKRLGEVSDIAETAAFLASDKASYITGQVIRVDGGMSL from the coding sequence ATGCTTAAGGATAAGGTAGCAGTCGTAACAGGTGCCGGACGTGGTATCGGCAGAGCCATCGCAAAGACATTTGCAGGATATGGCGCAAAGGTAGTTGTCAATTATAATGGCTCAGAGGAGCGTGCAAACAGTCTCGTAGCAGAGATCAAGGAAGCCGGCGGAGAGGCAGTTGCTTATAAGGCAAATGTAGCTGATTTTACAGAGGCAGAGGGACTTATCAAGTTCGCACTGGAGCAGTATGGCAGAGTTGATATCCTCGTAAACAATGCAGGTATTACAAGAGATAATATCATGCTCGGTATGAAAGAAGAAGACTTCGATCAGGTTATCAATATCAACCTGAAGGGTGCATTTAATTGTATCAAGCATGTGTACAGACCGATGATGAAGCAGAAGTATGGCAGGATCATCAACATGTCATCCGTAGTCGGTATCGAGGGAAATGCAGGACAGATCAACTATGCTGCATCCAAAGCCGGAATCATTGGCATGACAAAGTCTGTAGCAAAGGAGCTTGGCAGCCGTGGTGTAACAGCAAATGCGATCGCGCCGGGATTCATCAAGACAGATATGACAGACGCAATGTCAGATAAGATGAAGGATGCGATGCTCGACCACATCACAGTTAAGAGACTGGGTGAGGTGTCAGATATCGCTGAGACGGCAGCATTCCTTGCATCCGACAAGGCATCTTACATTACAGGACAGGTTATCCGTGTAGACGGTGGCATGAGCCTGTAA